The following are encoded in a window of Streptomyces sp. 11x1 genomic DNA:
- a CDS encoding LytR C-terminal domain-containing protein, translating into MGGQYRITGDKYPRLRRPRRRRRLVLAVVASTAALGLVGWGTLQLIDVFTGDEDQAAAAGPKADCATRVSPSPKASGSAGKSGKADKGKADKPGPSVNGFPAPGKITVNVLNATPRAGLAKDTADELKKRGFRIGNVGNATKEYDKKVKGAALLLGSKAAEDAALPVLNTQLTGARLKTDGRTKATEVDLIIGTGFKALSKQKDADKALADLTSPEPTPTTTRTC; encoded by the coding sequence ATGGGCGGCCAGTACCGGATCACGGGGGACAAGTACCCGAGGCTGCGCCGGCCCAGGAGGCGCCGCAGGCTCGTCCTCGCGGTCGTCGCGTCCACGGCCGCACTCGGCCTCGTCGGCTGGGGAACCCTGCAGCTCATCGACGTCTTCACCGGCGACGAGGACCAGGCCGCGGCGGCCGGCCCCAAGGCCGACTGCGCGACCAGGGTGAGCCCGTCCCCGAAGGCGAGCGGATCAGCCGGGAAGTCCGGCAAGGCCGACAAGGGCAAGGCCGACAAGCCCGGTCCGTCCGTGAACGGCTTCCCCGCGCCCGGCAAGATCACCGTCAACGTCCTCAACGCCACGCCCCGCGCGGGCCTCGCCAAGGACACCGCCGACGAGTTGAAGAAGCGCGGTTTCCGCATCGGCAACGTGGGCAACGCGACCAAGGAGTACGACAAGAAGGTCAAGGGCGCCGCGCTCCTGCTCGGCTCGAAGGCCGCCGAGGACGCGGCGCTGCCGGTCCTCAACACCCAGCTCACCGGAGCGCGGCTGAAGACCGACGGCCGTACGAAGGCCACCGAGGTGGACCTGATCATCGGTACCGGCTTCAAGGCCCTCAGCAAGCAGAAGGACGCCGACAAGGCACTGGCCGACCTGACCAGCCCCGAGCCGACGCCCACCACGACGAGGACCTGCTGA
- a CDS encoding HD domain-containing protein has protein sequence MILPTVNEVRALHERYAPSHEALDFVFTHCEIVCGIAEQLAAQTDLPLDADLVRVGALLHDIGVYRLYDQAGRLDHRNYIRHGVLGHEILQEEGFPERLRRFCSCHTGVGLTRHDIHEQKLAIPEADYLAETIEEQLVMYADKFHSKTTPPTFLTADSYAAHVEKFGADKVHAFDLLRARFGEPDLTSARARYGHAQA, from the coding sequence GTGATCCTTCCGACGGTCAATGAGGTACGCGCGCTGCACGAGCGGTACGCGCCATCGCATGAGGCGCTGGACTTCGTCTTCACCCACTGCGAAATCGTCTGCGGCATCGCCGAACAGCTTGCGGCACAGACAGACCTCCCCCTCGACGCCGACCTCGTCCGTGTTGGCGCCCTGCTCCACGACATCGGCGTCTACCGGCTATACGACCAGGCCGGTCGGCTCGATCACCGCAACTACATCCGCCATGGCGTCCTCGGCCACGAGATCCTCCAAGAGGAGGGCTTCCCGGAGCGCCTGCGCCGCTTCTGCTCCTGCCACACGGGAGTTGGTCTTACCCGGCACGACATCCACGAACAGAAGCTCGCCATACCCGAGGCCGACTATCTGGCCGAGACCATCGAAGAGCAACTGGTCATGTACGCGGACAAGTTCCACAGCAAGACGACCCCACCTACGTTCCTCACCGCCGACTCCTATGCCGCGCACGTGGAGAAGTTCGGCGCGGACAAGGTCCACGCATTCGATCTTCTGCGTGCCCGGTTCGGCGAACCCGACCTGACCTCAGCCAGGGCGCGATATGGCCACGCGCAGGCCTGA
- a CDS encoding IS630 family transposase encodes MKKCWTIPPAANAAFAAAMEDVLAVYHRPFDPARPVVCMDEKPYQLLGHVRDPLPARPGRDRREDNEYVRSGTCSIFCWVEPLRGWRRVDAQSRRTRVDWAHQVEHLLTVDYPDAATVVLVMDNLNTHTTASLYEAFDPAKAFALAQRLEIHHTPKHGSWLNIAEIELSALTRQCLDRRIDDLTVLNTELAAWQQHTNSNQRQVDWHFTTDDARVKLRHLYPTTRRN; translated from the coding sequence GTGAAGAAGTGCTGGACCATCCCGCCGGCCGCGAACGCGGCCTTCGCCGCGGCGATGGAGGACGTCCTGGCGGTCTATCACCGGCCCTTCGACCCGGCGCGCCCGGTGGTGTGCATGGACGAGAAGCCGTACCAGCTGCTCGGCCACGTCCGTGATCCGCTCCCCGCGCGGCCGGGCCGTGACCGGCGCGAGGACAACGAGTACGTCCGCTCGGGGACCTGCTCGATCTTCTGCTGGGTCGAGCCGCTGCGCGGATGGCGGCGCGTGGACGCGCAGTCCCGCCGGACCAGGGTCGACTGGGCGCACCAGGTCGAGCACCTGCTGACCGTGGACTATCCCGACGCCGCCACGGTCGTGCTGGTGATGGACAACCTCAACACCCACACCACCGCCTCGCTCTACGAGGCGTTCGACCCGGCAAAGGCCTTCGCGCTGGCCCAGCGCCTGGAGATCCACCACACCCCCAAACACGGGTCCTGGCTCAACATCGCCGAGATCGAGCTCTCCGCGCTCACCCGTCAGTGCCTGGACCGCCGCATCGACGACCTCACCGTGCTCAACACCGAACTCGCCGCCTGGCAGCAGCACACCAACAGCAACCAGCGCCAAGTCGACTGGCACTTCACCACCGACGACGCACGCGTGAAACTGCGCCACCTCTACCCAACCACACGACGAAATTAA
- a CDS encoding helix-turn-helix domain-containing protein, with product MTTTGVRSASMIRRARVLLALDTSAGEVAPRAVIAERVGVSCDSVRLISKRYAETGGDVWATVGRKERALPPVPSPVTGEVEARLIALACSTPPEGHARWSLRLLEKHVALAEDIPDLDHSTIGRVLKKRNCALT from the coding sequence GTGACGACGACGGGGGTCCGCAGCGCGTCGATGATCAGGCGGGCGCGGGTGCTGCTCGCGTTGGACACCTCGGCCGGCGAGGTCGCTCCGCGGGCGGTGATCGCGGAGCGGGTCGGGGTCTCGTGCGATTCGGTCCGCCTGATCTCGAAGCGGTATGCGGAGACCGGCGGCGATGTGTGGGCCACGGTCGGCCGGAAGGAACGCGCACTGCCGCCGGTGCCCTCCCCGGTGACCGGCGAGGTCGAGGCAAGACTGATTGCGCTGGCCTGCTCGACGCCGCCCGAAGGACACGCCCGCTGGTCGCTGCGCCTGCTGGAGAAGCACGTCGCGCTGGCCGAGGACATCCCGGATCTGGACCACTCCACGATCGGGCGGGTCTTAAAAAAACGGAACTGCGCCCTCACGTGA
- a CDS encoding type II toxin-antitoxin system VapB family antitoxin, whose translation MIFKRIGNGRPYPDHGRESTRQWADVAPRPVRLDQLVTTKGQLDLETLLAEDSTFYGDLFAHVVKWQGDLYLEDGLHRAVRAALQQRQVLHARVLELD comes from the coding sequence GTGATCTTCAAGCGCATCGGAAACGGCCGGCCGTACCCCGACCACGGCCGGGAAAGCACCCGGCAGTGGGCGGACGTCGCGCCGCGCCCGGTCCGCCTCGATCAGCTTGTGACGACCAAGGGGCAACTGGACCTGGAGACCCTCCTCGCCGAGGACTCCACCTTCTACGGCGACCTCTTCGCGCACGTGGTGAAGTGGCAGGGCGATCTGTACCTGGAGGACGGCCTCCACCGCGCGGTCCGCGCCGCCCTCCAACAACGCCAGGTGCTCCACGCGCGCGTCCTCGAACTGGACTAG
- a CDS encoding HhH-GPD-type base excision DNA repair protein encodes MNVTLHLAQDPEADDLLGRSPLAALVGMLLDQQVPMEWAFKGPWTIAQRLGADDLDAHEIAASDPESFAALLSTKPAVHRYPGSMAKRIQQLCQYLVEHYDGDASAVWQDVTTGKELLARLEALPGFGHQKAQIFLALLGKQLGVHPTGWREAAGSYGDPDSFRSVADIKGPESLAKVRAHKQEMKAAAKAAKASGK; translated from the coding sequence ATGAACGTCACCCTTCACCTCGCCCAGGATCCCGAGGCGGACGACCTCCTCGGCCGCAGTCCCCTCGCCGCGCTGGTCGGCATGCTGCTGGACCAGCAAGTACCGATGGAGTGGGCGTTCAAGGGCCCCTGGACCATCGCCCAACGCCTCGGCGCCGACGACCTGGACGCCCACGAGATCGCGGCGAGCGACCCGGAGTCCTTCGCCGCGCTGCTGTCCACCAAGCCCGCGGTCCACCGCTACCCGGGCTCCATGGCGAAACGGATCCAGCAGCTGTGCCAGTACCTCGTCGAGCACTACGACGGTGACGCGAGCGCGGTCTGGCAGGACGTGACGACCGGCAAGGAGCTCCTCGCCCGCCTCGAAGCCCTGCCCGGCTTCGGCCACCAGAAGGCCCAGATCTTCCTGGCCCTCCTCGGGAAACAACTCGGTGTCCACCCCACCGGCTGGCGCGAGGCCGCCGGCTCGTACGGCGACCCCGACTCCTTCCGCTCCGTGGCCGACATCAAGGGACCCGAATCCCTGGCCAAGGTGCGCGCGCACAAACAGGAGATGAAGGCAGCAGCCAAAGCCGCGAAGGCCTCCGGCAAGTAA
- a CDS encoding siderophore-interacting protein, producing MGQGHGWEGTVLKLLRGKDFVLTVAGAEQVTEHYRRIHLTDGGMLAVTGVHPTMWVRLWFDAAGKPHQRAYTLVDPDPAAGTFSLEFALHNGHASDWARAAKPGDTIEATVQGTAFTDPDPAPSHLLVIGDPASLPAINSLLTALPSTPATIWFETPTDAEATRETRTSGPVGASRAVRSGREAGPGREGGSGPEAGSGTGAVPGAGGLPFRVDPSRHDVRPISRQDAGARLIAQVKADIPALLADTPDPYVWIACDTATTRSLTAHFRKELGLPKQRIHALGYWRP from the coding sequence ATGGGGCAGGGGCACGGCTGGGAGGGGACGGTCCTCAAACTGCTCCGGGGAAAGGACTTCGTCCTCACTGTGGCCGGTGCGGAACAAGTCACCGAGCACTACCGCCGGATCCACCTCACCGACGGCGGCATGCTCGCGGTCACCGGCGTCCATCCGACGATGTGGGTCCGCCTCTGGTTCGACGCCGCCGGCAAACCGCACCAGCGGGCGTACACCCTCGTGGACCCCGACCCGGCGGCCGGCACCTTCAGCCTGGAGTTCGCCCTCCACAACGGTCACGCCAGCGACTGGGCTCGCGCCGCGAAGCCGGGTGACACCATCGAGGCCACGGTCCAGGGCACCGCCTTCACCGACCCCGACCCGGCCCCCTCCCACCTCCTCGTCATCGGCGACCCGGCCTCCCTCCCCGCCATCAACTCCCTCCTCACCGCCCTCCCCTCGACCCCGGCGACGATCTGGTTCGAGACCCCTACGGACGCGGAGGCGACCCGCGAGACGCGGACCTCGGGGCCGGTGGGAGCGTCCAGGGCCGTCCGCTCGGGGAGGGAAGCCGGCCCAGGGCGGGAGGGCGGCTCTGGGCCGGAAGCCGGCTCGGGGACGGGCGCTGTCCCTGGCGCCGGTGGCCTCCCCTTCCGTGTCGATCCCTCACGCCACGACGTCCGCCCGATCTCCCGTCAGGACGCCGGCGCACGGCTGATCGCCCAAGTGAAGGCCGACATCCCCGCCCTGCTCGCCGACACCCCCGACCCCTACGTCTGGATCGCCTGCGACACTGCGACGACCCGTTCCCTGACAGCACACTTCCGCAAGGAACTGGGCCTGCCGAAGCAACGCATCCACGCCCTCGGCTACTGGCGCCCCTGA
- a CDS encoding penicillin acylase family protein: protein MWDISGVRGHARGSNSSHSSHSSRATRASHASRAAYGTFRDAWGIPHLRAADARALAHAQGRVTALDRAWQLEVERHRVQGTSAAFLGVDSLGWDRFARRARLEDTARRCFARLERTDPESTDWVRAYVEGVNDGLAEGARRAPEFARAGLVPGRWEAWHPLGVWIATHILFAGFPAKLWREEAVRHLGADAIGLFATDGPATSGSNGWLVDGSRTATGRAVIAGDPHRFIEEPGVYQQIHLSCPEFDVVGLAVPGVPGIAHFGHTGDVAWAITNAMADYQDLYRERLRVRVREQAGHRSRAGEGGGVVEALDPDGVWRAVHRHVEVIEVAGGEPVEVEVIETARGPVVIGGLGTDPAPGDSEPVGPLSLRYPPRVTGELGIEALLPLLRAREVADVDRAFDRWAEPVNVVQAADTRGGVLHRVAGRVPVRSRDNRTRVVAAWEPGHEWEGWHETPYGTFEDGVAVMANQRGPATPLGVEFAPPHRAERIRALLDEKRVWSTADMPAIHMDTHLASAGPLLERVAAVTTTDAAAAALRERLLRWDRRMGADSVDAAAYAALRGAVVRRLAAEPAFAALAVPPTYPEVFRPWLSLTVRIGFALEHLLRAEELYGIDRDALVREALEEVAGLGTGRWGDSHRLVPWRALPDDDADGRPGGGTDERAGAGADGRLGDGADGRPPVAPEPGLAGDHDCVLCTSAVPGITDLSARGPAARYVWDLARREDSLWVVPFGASGVGGSPHHRDQLPLWLRGDLVPVVTDWDRFTKDDDVDVDVDHRGETP, encoded by the coding sequence ATGTGGGACATCAGCGGTGTGCGGGGGCATGCTCGGGGGAGTAATTCAAGCCATTCGAGCCATTCGAGCCGTGCGACCCGCGCGAGTCATGCGAGCCGTGCGGCGTACGGGACTTTCCGTGATGCCTGGGGCATTCCGCATCTGCGCGCCGCCGACGCCCGCGCCCTCGCCCACGCCCAGGGCCGGGTCACGGCCCTCGACCGGGCCTGGCAGCTGGAGGTCGAACGCCACCGCGTCCAGGGCACCTCGGCCGCCTTCCTCGGCGTGGACTCCCTCGGCTGGGACCGGTTCGCGAGACGGGCGCGTCTGGAGGACACGGCCCGAAGATGCTTCGCCCGGCTGGAGCGTACGGACCCGGAGAGCACCGACTGGGTCCGCGCGTACGTGGAGGGCGTGAACGACGGACTCGCCGAGGGCGCCCGGCGCGCGCCCGAGTTCGCTCGTGCCGGGCTCGTGCCCGGGCGCTGGGAGGCCTGGCACCCGCTCGGGGTCTGGATCGCCACGCACATCCTGTTCGCGGGGTTCCCCGCCAAGCTCTGGCGCGAGGAGGCCGTACGGCATCTCGGCGCCGACGCGATCGGGCTCTTCGCCACCGACGGGCCCGCCACCTCCGGCAGCAACGGGTGGCTCGTCGACGGGTCCCGGACGGCCACCGGACGGGCCGTCATCGCCGGTGATCCGCACCGGTTCATCGAGGAGCCCGGGGTCTACCAGCAGATCCACCTCTCCTGCCCCGAGTTCGACGTCGTCGGCCTCGCCGTCCCCGGTGTGCCGGGCATCGCCCACTTCGGTCACACCGGCGACGTGGCCTGGGCCATCACCAACGCCATGGCCGACTACCAGGATCTGTACCGGGAGCGGCTGCGGGTGAGGGTGCGCGAGCAGGCCGGCCACCGGTCCCGGGCCGGGGAGGGCGGAGGTGTCGTCGAGGCGCTGGACCCCGATGGGGTGTGGCGGGCCGTGCACCGGCACGTGGAGGTCATCGAGGTCGCGGGCGGGGAGCCCGTCGAGGTCGAGGTGATCGAGACCGCTCGGGGGCCGGTCGTCATCGGGGGCCTCGGCACCGACCCCGCCCCGGGTGACTCCGAGCCGGTCGGCCCCCTCAGTCTCCGGTATCCGCCGCGGGTCACCGGGGAGCTCGGGATCGAGGCGCTTCTGCCGCTCCTCCGGGCCCGTGAGGTCGCCGACGTGGACCGCGCGTTCGACCGGTGGGCCGAGCCGGTGAACGTCGTGCAGGCCGCGGACACGCGGGGCGGGGTGCTGCACCGGGTGGCGGGCCGGGTGCCGGTGCGGAGCCGGGACAACCGGACGCGGGTGGTCGCGGCCTGGGAGCCGGGGCACGAGTGGGAAGGGTGGCACGAGACGCCGTACGGCACGTTCGAGGACGGTGTCGCGGTGATGGCCAACCAGCGTGGCCCGGCGACCCCGTTGGGCGTCGAGTTCGCTCCGCCGCACCGGGCGGAACGTATTCGCGCGCTGCTGGACGAGAAGCGGGTGTGGTCCACCGCGGACATGCCCGCGATCCACATGGACACCCATCTGGCCTCCGCCGGACCCCTGTTGGAGCGTGTGGCCGCCGTCACCACCACCGACGCCGCCGCGGCCGCGCTGCGCGAGCGGCTGCTCCGGTGGGATCGGCGGATGGGGGCCGACAGTGTCGACGCGGCGGCGTACGCGGCCTTGCGGGGGGCCGTCGTACGGCGGCTCGCCGCGGAGCCCGCCTTCGCGGCGCTCGCGGTGCCGCCGACGTACCCCGAGGTCTTTCGCCCGTGGCTGTCGCTGACCGTGCGGATCGGGTTCGCGCTCGAACATCTGCTGAGGGCCGAGGAGTTGTACGGGATCGACCGGGACGCGCTCGTGCGGGAGGCGCTGGAGGAGGTCGCCGGCCTCGGTACGGGGCGCTGGGGCGACAGCCACAGGCTCGTGCCGTGGCGTGCGCTCCCGGACGACGACGCGGACGGGCGTCCTGGCGGTGGCACGGACGAGCGTGCCGGTGCCGGTGCCGACGGCCGTCTCGGTGACGGTGCTGACGGCCGTCCTCCCGTCGCCCCCGAGCCGGGGCTCGCCGGCGATCACGACTGTGTGCTCTGCACCTCCGCCGTCCCCGGCATCACCGACCTCAGCGCACGTGGGCCCGCCGCCCGGTACGTCTGGGATCTGGCCCGGCGCGAGGACAGCCTCTGGGTTGTGCCGTTCGGGGCGTCCGGCGTCGGCGGGTCACCTCACCACCGCGATCAACTGCCTCTGTGGCTCAGGGGAGATCTCGTACCGGTCGTCACGGACTGGGACCGGTTCACCAAGGACGACGACGTCGACGTCGACGTCGACCACAGAGGAGAAACGCCATGA
- a CDS encoding GNAT family N-acetyltransferase yields the protein MTVESQESQESRASYADRAAVHEQEVDGFGTVRILPLDAKADAAVVHGWVREPRAAFWGMHGLTEEQVREIYEGLEAFDTHHAYLAVRDGEPVGLLQTYEPEADRVGECYDVQPGDIGVHVLLAPAGEAGARPGWSSAVLAAFTSYVFVALDRRRVVVDPDERNEKAIARFTRQGFESGPAVVLPEIDLPEVHLPEKRSRLAFLRRETVLGQ from the coding sequence ATGACCGTTGAGTCCCAGGAGTCCCAGGAGTCCCGTGCGTCTTACGCCGATCGTGCGGCCGTGCACGAGCAGGAGGTGGACGGGTTCGGGACCGTGCGGATCCTGCCGTTGGACGCGAAGGCCGACGCCGCCGTGGTGCACGGCTGGGTGCGGGAACCGAGGGCCGCGTTCTGGGGCATGCACGGGCTCACGGAGGAGCAGGTCCGGGAGATCTACGAGGGCCTGGAGGCCTTCGACACGCACCACGCCTACCTCGCGGTGCGCGACGGCGAGCCCGTCGGGCTGCTGCAGACGTACGAGCCCGAGGCCGACCGGGTCGGCGAGTGCTACGACGTCCAGCCCGGGGACATCGGCGTCCATGTGCTGCTGGCGCCCGCCGGGGAGGCGGGAGCGCGGCCGGGGTGGTCGTCCGCGGTGCTGGCGGCCTTCACGTCGTACGTGTTCGTCGCGCTGGACCGGCGGCGGGTGGTCGTCGACCCCGACGAGCGGAACGAGAAGGCGATCGCGCGGTTCACCCGGCAGGGGTTCGAGTCCGGGCCGGCCGTCGTACTGCCGGAGATCGATCTGCCGGAGGTGCATCTGCCCGAGAAGCGGTCCCGGTTGGCCTTCCTGCGGCGGGAGACCGTGCTCGGTCAGTAG
- a CDS encoding cupin domain-containing protein, giving the protein MTPEDLIAHYELEPIPREGGRFRQTWAGPERGDGRPEGTAIVALLTTEPGDYSALHRLPGDEIWHYHLGDPLRMLLLAPDGSSRIVVLGPDVLDGQHVQYVVPAGTWMGARVLGGGGGWTLFGCTMAPGFTYEGYEHGDAAELARLYPDRAAEIGELGRA; this is encoded by the coding sequence ATGACTCCCGAAGACCTCATAGCGCACTACGAGTTGGAGCCCATACCGCGCGAGGGCGGACGTTTCCGTCAGACGTGGGCCGGGCCCGAGCGGGGTGACGGGCGGCCCGAGGGGACCGCGATCGTCGCCCTGCTCACCACCGAACCCGGCGACTACTCCGCCCTGCACCGGTTGCCCGGCGACGAGATCTGGCACTACCACCTCGGCGATCCGCTGCGGATGCTGCTGCTCGCCCCGGACGGGTCCTCGCGGATCGTCGTCCTCGGGCCGGACGTGCTCGACGGACAGCACGTGCAGTACGTCGTGCCTGCGGGGACCTGGATGGGGGCGCGGGTGCTGGGCGGTGGTGGGGGCTGGACCTTGTTCGGGTGCACGATGGCGCCGGGGTTCACCTACGAGGGGTACGAGCACGGGGACGCCGCGGAGCTGGCTCGGCTGTACCCGGACCGGGCCGCGGAGATAGGGGAACTGGGGCGGGCGTAG
- a CDS encoding copper resistance protein CopC, protein MLLGTVLVLFLLGGAGTASAHAALKGSDPVDGSVLDAAPRDITLRFTESVSLLEDSLRVVDPENRAVDTGKPGRAGGRADTARVTLPTGLGDGTYTIAWRVVSADSHPISGALIFSIGEPSATAAALPADLTENPLTSSLYDITRYFAYGALALLIGVTFFLAVVLGGPSEALRKLLLSGWLALLLASAALLLLRGPYERGSGIGAALDLSLLRDTLVSRPGLALLARLGLLAVAAFLLVRVRRQGDRQEWGKGALVCGALLCVGLAGTWAAAEHASAGIQVPVAMTSSVLHLLAMAVWLGGLTALLTVLYRAPRTLTAAVVHRFSRLAFASVVVLVVTGVYQSWRGLGSWSAFTSTAYGEVLVAKLVAVLLLLAAAGFSRRWTGRVGAAEEREQGEVRERGEAREQGEVRESGEVPEQTGAAVPAAVSAAVAVSAAVKVTAGVSERVPERVPERVGAGEAADAADRASGGAGDQGEGEGSSNEARPVSAANSSDTSVSSGSSTPTSSGSSTSPSPEDSPGDLPRQGLRRSVLAEFTVAVVVLVITTVLTGTLPGRAAAEIADERAGQAAGGVTASSSTVPFDVGTPNGHGKVQIDLGPGRVGKNSVQAVVFGPDDGIATVPELRLTFTLKSQKIGPIDAKLTDRGGYWATDTLQLPLPGKWTMKLTVRTTDIDQVTVEKSVRVS, encoded by the coding sequence GTGCTGCTGGGCACCGTGCTGGTCCTGTTCCTCCTCGGCGGGGCGGGTACCGCGTCCGCGCACGCCGCCCTCAAGGGAAGCGATCCCGTCGACGGCAGCGTCCTCGACGCCGCTCCCCGGGACATCACCCTCCGCTTCACCGAGTCGGTAAGCCTCCTGGAGGACTCCCTCCGCGTCGTCGACCCGGAGAACCGGGCGGTCGACACGGGCAAGCCGGGGCGCGCGGGCGGCCGGGCCGACACGGCTCGGGTCACCCTCCCCACCGGCCTCGGCGACGGCACGTACACGATCGCCTGGCGGGTGGTCTCCGCCGACAGCCACCCCATCTCGGGCGCCCTGATCTTCTCCATCGGCGAGCCCTCCGCGACCGCCGCGGCCCTCCCCGCCGACCTCACCGAGAACCCGCTCACCTCGTCCCTCTACGACATCACCCGCTACTTCGCGTACGGCGCCCTCGCCCTGCTCATCGGCGTGACCTTCTTCCTGGCGGTCGTGCTCGGCGGGCCGAGCGAGGCGCTGCGCAAGCTGCTGCTGTCCGGCTGGCTGGCCCTGCTGCTGGCCTCGGCGGCCCTGCTGCTGCTCCGTGGACCGTACGAGCGGGGCAGCGGGATCGGGGCCGCGCTCGACCTCTCCCTGCTGCGCGACACGCTGGTCAGCCGGCCGGGACTCGCGCTGCTGGCCCGGCTCGGCCTGCTCGCGGTGGCCGCCTTCCTCCTCGTACGCGTACGTCGTCAGGGGGACCGGCAGGAGTGGGGGAAGGGCGCGCTCGTCTGCGGTGCGCTGCTCTGCGTCGGTCTCGCCGGGACCTGGGCGGCCGCGGAGCATGCCTCCGCCGGTATCCAGGTGCCGGTCGCGATGACCTCCTCCGTGCTGCATCTGCTCGCGATGGCCGTCTGGTTGGGCGGGCTGACCGCACTGCTGACCGTCCTGTACCGCGCGCCGAGGACGCTGACGGCCGCCGTGGTCCACCGGTTCTCCCGGCTCGCCTTCGCCTCGGTGGTCGTCCTGGTCGTCACCGGCGTCTACCAGTCCTGGCGCGGCCTCGGCTCCTGGTCCGCCTTCACCTCCACGGCGTACGGGGAGGTCCTCGTCGCCAAGCTGGTCGCGGTGCTGCTTCTGCTGGCGGCGGCGGGGTTCTCACGGCGCTGGACGGGCCGGGTGGGGGCGGCCGAAGAGCGGGAGCAGGGAGAGGTTCGTGAGCGGGGTGAGGCCCGTGAGCAGGGAGAAGTGCGTGAGTCGGGCGAGGTTCCTGAGCAGACTGGCGCGGCCGTGCCGGCGGCGGTCTCGGCGGCTGTGGCGGTCTCGGCGGCGGTGAAGGTGACGGCGGGGGTGTCCGAGCGGGTGCCTGAGCGGGTGCCCGAGCGGGTCGGAGCCGGCGAGGCGGCCGACGCTGCCGACCGGGCTTCGGGTGGTGCGGGCGATCAGGGGGAGGGCGAGGGCTCGTCGAATGAGGCGAGGCCGGTGAGTGCGGCGAACTCTTCCGACACGTCGGTCTCCTCCGGCTCCTCCACCCCCACCTCCTCCGGCTCCTCCACCTCACCGTCGCCCGAGGATTCCCCCGGCGATCTGCCCCGCCAGGGGCTCAGGCGTTCCGTGCTCGCGGAGTTCACCGTCGCGGTCGTCGTGCTGGTCATCACCACCGTGTTGACGGGGACCCTGCCGGGGCGGGCGGCGGCGGAGATCGCCGACGAGAGGGCGGGGCAGGCGGCCGGCGGGGTCACGGCCTCCTCGTCGACGGTCCCCTTCGACGTCGGCACCCCGAACGGCCACGGCAAGGTCCAGATCGACCTCGGTCCGGGGCGGGTGGGCAAGAACTCCGTGCAGGCCGTGGTCTTCGGCCCCGACGACGGCATCGCCACCGTTCCGGAACTGCGTCTCACGTTCACCCTGAAGTCCCAGAAGATCGGCCCGATCGACGCGAAGCTCACCGACCGCGGCGGCTACTGGGCTACGGACACCCTCCAACTCCCCCTGCCCGGCAAGTGGACGATGAAGCTCACGGTCCGCACGACGGACATCGACCAGGTCACGGTGGAGAAGTCGGTACGGGTGAGCTAG